In Methylobacterium aquaticum, the following are encoded in one genomic region:
- a CDS encoding tail fiber domain-containing protein — translation MGGKTVNTKTESSTQNRDPWAPAIPQLAQILTDSQAHYMNGVGAQVYQGDRVAGLGDTTQAGLGFLKDNASAGIGAAQNANTFVTGLAGAGGQTAGTKAAADAYSGISGIDTGLTAGLASRMASPNGAAQQVGNRLAGGNTVTTGASFQGLVDGMAGPSQTQRSLQDVANGKYLGGANPYLDAVAQRSSNAAASKVAAQMAASGRYGSGMMQNAVSDAVSANENALRYQDYDQERARQAQAASAIDSAANARTGLASSLLGSLGGVQAQNAGLAVQGAHLGMAGDAAGLAGATALAGQQATNANIGATRASGLAGLASGDRAAALAGISAIPGIQESLLAPGRTLAQTGAVQDAARQDQLNADMAKFDETAGAPLKNLAAYANTILPIAGLGGSVVGNSVSRTETPNPGVFQSILGAATTAAGLMGRTSSGASGFAALPSIVASMTSDERAKEDISPVGETYDGQQLYAYRYKGDPKMQIGLMAQDVAQVTPEAVVEGPHGLLMVDYDKATRRARRA, via the coding sequence ATGGGCGGCAAGACGGTCAACACCAAGACCGAGTCCTCGACCCAGAACCGGGACCCGTGGGCGCCGGCGATCCCGCAGCTCGCGCAGATCCTGACCGACTCGCAGGCCCACTACATGAACGGCGTGGGCGCCCAGGTTTACCAGGGCGACCGCGTGGCCGGACTCGGCGACACGACGCAGGCCGGCCTCGGCTTCCTCAAGGACAACGCCAGCGCCGGCATCGGCGCCGCGCAGAACGCGAACACCTTCGTGACGGGCTTGGCGGGCGCGGGCGGGCAGACCGCCGGCACCAAGGCCGCGGCCGACGCCTATTCCGGCATCTCCGGGATCGATACCGGCCTGACCGCCGGCCTCGCCTCCCGGATGGCGAGCCCGAACGGTGCCGCGCAGCAGGTCGGCAACCGGCTCGCCGGCGGCAACACCGTCACCACCGGGGCCAGCTTCCAGGGCCTCGTCGACGGGATGGCCGGGCCGAGCCAGACCCAGCGCTCGCTCCAGGATGTCGCCAACGGGAAATACCTCGGCGGCGCGAACCCCTACCTCGACGCAGTGGCGCAGCGCTCGAGCAACGCCGCCGCCTCCAAGGTCGCCGCGCAGATGGCGGCGAGCGGCCGCTACGGCTCCGGCATGATGCAGAACGCGGTGTCGGACGCCGTCTCGGCGAACGAGAACGCGCTGCGCTACCAGGACTACGACCAGGAGCGCGCCCGCCAGGCGCAGGCCGCCAGCGCGATCGACAGCGCGGCCAACGCCCGGACCGGGCTCGCATCGAGCCTCCTCGGCAGCCTCGGCGGGGTTCAGGCGCAGAATGCCGGCCTCGCGGTCCAGGGCGCGCATCTCGGCATGGCGGGTGACGCCGCGGGGCTTGCGGGCGCGACGGCGCTCGCCGGGCAGCAGGCCACGAACGCGAACATCGGCGCGACCCGCGCCTCGGGCCTCGCCGGTCTCGCCTCGGGCGACCGGGCGGCCGCGCTCGCCGGCATCTCGGCGATCCCGGGCATCCAGGAAAGCCTCCTCGCCCCCGGCCGGACGCTGGCGCAGACCGGCGCGGTGCAGGACGCCGCCCGGCAGGACCAGCTCAACGCCGACATGGCGAAGTTCGACGAGACGGCCGGCGCGCCGCTCAAGAACCTCGCCGCCTACGCGAACACGATCCTGCCGATCGCGGGCCTGGGCGGCAGCGTAGTCGGCAACAGCGTCTCGCGGACCGAGACGCCGAACCCGGGCGTGTTCCAGAGCATCTTGGGTGCGGCGACGACCGCCGCGGGCTTGATGGGGCGTACCAGCAGCGGAGCGAGCGGCTTCGCGGCGCTGCCGAGCATCGTGGCCTCCATGACCTCCGACGAGCGCGCCAAGGAGGACATCTCGCCCGTCGGCGAGACCTATGACGGCCAGCAGCTCTACGCCTACCGCTACAAGGGCGACCCGAAGATGCAGATCGGCCTCATGGCGCAGGACGTGGCCCAGGTCACGCCCGAGGCGGTCGTCGAGGGGCCGCACGGCCTCCTGATGGTCGATTACGACAAGGCCACCCGCCGCGCCCGGAGGGCCTGA